The following nucleotide sequence is from Heliomicrobium gestii.
CGGTTGGATAATGGGCATCAGTAATTCCTGTCCGCCGGCGGCGTTCATCTCCTCGCGGACGATGGCCATGATCCGCTGGAGCACCCGGTGACCCAGCGGCAGGTAGTGGTACACGCCGGCCGAGGAACGGCGGATGAAACCGGCCCGCAACAACATTTGATGGCTGATGACTTCAGCTTCGGCGGGGGTTTCCCGCAGGGTGGGGGCAAAAAGCTGCGACATGCGCACGGTGTCGTCACACTCCACTGTATTTCTGAAGACGATTTGTCACATATGTATCATTTGCCTACCTGAAACCAGGCCTGTGGATCCGTTACGCTGCCAAGCGTTTTTTCAAGAAAGCGCAATGCCTCGGAGAGGCGCCTCTCCTAGTTTTGCCATTTTCCCGGTCTTTCACGCGCCAAAAACTCTGGCGAGCGCCATCGCCGGCATTAACCTCAGACAGAAGATCGGCATCATGATTGACCTGCAAGAGGAACAAACCATGGATAAGATTTACTCCGCCGGCAGCTTTCCAATCTCTTCAAGCAAGGCATCAACCATCTCTGAACGGGCGACCTTGCGGACGATCTCCCCTTTGCGGAAGATGAGGCCGCAGTCGTTGCCGCCGGCAATGCCCACATCGGCCTCACGGGCCTCACCGGGGCCGTTGACGACACAACCCATGACCGCCACCTTGATCGGACGCGACTCTTTCTCCAAGGCCGTCTCGACCGCCTCAGCGACAGCAGTCAAGTTGACCTGGCAACGACCACAGGTGGGGCAGGAGATCAACTCCGGCCCCCGCTTGCGGAGTCCCAGCGATTTGAGGATCTCCCAGCCCGTGCGGATCTCCGGCAGGGGATCGCCCGTGAGGGAGACACGGAGGGTGTCGCCGATGCCCTGCGCCAAAAGCGCGCCGATGCCGGCGGCCGATTTGATGATGCCGGAGCGAACGGTCCCCGCTTCGGTGACGCCGATGTGCATCGGGTAGTCGATCTTCTCGGCCAGGGAGCGGTAGGCGTCCAACATCAGCGGGACCGCCGATGCCTTGAGGGAGATCTTCATCCAAGGGTAGTTTTCATCCTCCAGGAGCCGGATATGGCCGAGGGCGCTCTCCACCATCGCTTCCGCGGTGACGCCGCCGTATTTCTCCAACAGCCCCTTTTCCAGCGAACCGGCGTTGACGCCGATGCGGATCGGAACCTGTCGCTCCCGCGCAACTGCGAGCACCTCCCGCACATGTTGAGCGCCGCCGATATTGCCGGGGTTTAGACGCAAGCCCTGCACCCCCGCTTTGAGGGCGCCGATGGCCAGGCGGTGGTTGAAGTGGATGTCGGCAATAACGGGGATGGGCGAACCCTCGACGATGTCCGGCAGCGCCTCGACGGCCTGGGTGTCAGGGACAGCCACCCGGATGATCTCGCAGCCGGCATCGGCAAGTCGGCCGATCTGTTCCAACGTGGCCGCTGTATCGCGCGTATCTGTATTGCACATGGATTGGACCGACACAGGTGCGCCATCGCCGATGGGCACCGTTCCGACATAGATGCGTCGGGTTTTCCGGCGCGGCAGTGCGATTTCCATCGACTTACCCTCCTCCCAACAACTTCAGCACGTCTTTGTAGGCGATGAGCAACATCAATCCGATCAAGAGGGCAAAACCGATCAGATGGATCGTGTTCTCTTTGGCCGGGTCGATCGGTCGGCCGCGCAGGGCCTCGAGACCGAGAAAAACGAGCCGGCTGCCGTCCAAAGCGGGGATGGGAAAGAGGTTGAGCAAGCCTAAGTTGATCGAAAGCACCGCCGCCAGCATCAGCAACGATGTCAACCCGATCTGGGCCGCTTTGCCGATCTCGTTGACAATCATGACCGGCCCGCCCACTTCAGCCGGCGCAGCGCCTGTGATCATCTGAAAAATCGAGTGCAGGATCATGGTCGTGATGGCCAAGGTGTTGACAAGGCCCAGTTTGAGCGAGGTGAAGAGTCCCTTCTTCTCGTTGTAGACCGTCTTGTCATCGACAGTGATCCCGATCTGACCGACATTGCGTTCTGGATCAAGTCCCGGAACAACCTTGACATCACGGACGGCGCCTTGACTTTCCACCGTCAGGGTCACTTCTTGACCGCCTCGTGGATGAATCTCCTGGAGCAGCTCTGACCAGTTCTCCGTCGTTTTGCCATTCACAGCGAGAATGCGGTCCCCAGGGCGAATGCCGGCTGTTTGAGCCGGTTTGCCTGCCAGAACGTCACCGATCACGTTGGAGTAAGTCGGCACGCCGATGATGGTATAGATGTAGATGAACAACAGGAAAGCCAGGATGAAATTCATAAAAGAACCGGCGAAGATAACCGCCGCCCGCTGTGCCACCGTCTTGTTGTTGAAATTGCCTGGATCGGACGGTGAAGCGGCAAACTGACCGTCTTCCCCGGCCTCCATACCGGCCATGCGAACGAAACCGCCTACTGGCAGCAACCGCAGCGCATAGAGGGTGGCGCCACGGCGCAAGCCGAACAGTTGGGGTCCCATGCCGATGCTGAATTCGAGAACGCGGACGCCGACCATTTTGGCCACAGAAAAATGCCCCAGTTCATGGAAAAAGATCATCAACCCGAACACGAAGACTGAGGCCAGAAAAGTGGTCAAGCCGAAACCTCCCTTCCCTTCCCTATCCGCTCAGCGGCAAAACGCCGCGCCCACTCGTCGGCTCGCCGGATGCCGGGCAAATCCGGTTCCTGGCGCCACTCATGGGCCTCCATCGCCTCCCGGACGATGCGGGGAATATCCATGAAGCCGATCCGGCGATCCAGAAAGGCGTGGACAGCCACCTCGTTGGCGGCGTTCATGACGGCAGGCAATGTTCCTCCCGTCCGCCCGGCCGTAAGGGCAAGTTCAAGCGATGGAAACCGCTCCAGATCAGGCCGCCGGAAGGTCAGCGCCGCCATCTGGGTCAGGTCGAGGCGCGGCCAACCTGACTGCCAGCGCTCAGGATAGCTGAGGGCATACTGGATGGGCAACCGCATGTCAGGCAAACCCATCTGTCCGAGGATAGATCCATCGGCCAGTTCAACCATGGAATGGACGATGCTCTGCGGGTGGACGAGCACCTCGATATCGTCAAAATCGATATCAAAGAGCCAGCGCGCCTCAATCACCTCTAACCCCTTGTTCATCAGCGAGGCTGAGTCGATGGTGATCTTGGGGCCCATGCGCCAATTGGGATGGCGCAGGGCGTCTTCCGGCGTCACCCGGCGCAGTTCCTCCAGGCTTTTGTCCCGAAAAGGGCCGCCAGAAGCCGTCAGGAGCAGGCGCGCCAAACGGCGGTCCTGCCCTTGCAGGCACTGGAAGATGGCCGAGTGCTCGCTGTCGACAGGCAGGATGGCCACCTCGCGGCGGCGCGCCGCCGCCATGACGAGGGGACCGGCGGCGACGAGGGTCTCCTTGTTGGCCAGGGCGATCTCTTTGCCGGCCTCAATGGCGGCCATCGTCGGACCGAGGCCGATGGCGCCGCTGACAGCAGTGACCACTGTATCCACCTCGGGCAAGCAGGCCGCCTCGGCTAACCCCTTCTCGCCAGTCACCACCGGGATGGGCAGTTCCCGTTCACGGAGCGCTTCGTCGAGTCGTTCTGCAGCCTCTGTATCCATCATTGCCACCAAGCGCGGCCGGTAGATCTCTATCTGACCAAGCAATTCCTTCCAGTTGCTGCCGGCGGCCAGAGCCTGTACTGTCAAACGGCCCTCGCTCCGGTCAACGACCTCCAGCGTCTGGCGACCGATGGAGCCCGTCGACCCCAGGATGGCGATCCCTTTCTTCAAGCCCTTCACCTCGTTCGGAAATTCTTGAACACACCCGCCCGGTGCATCGATAGGAGCAACAATACGATCGTGGGACCGACGATCACCCCAAGCACACCAAAGGCTTTTAAGCCCACATAGAGGGCGGTCAGCGTAGCCAGTGGGTGCAAACCGATAGAATCGGCCACCACCTTCGGTTCGATAAACTGGCGGTTGAGCACCAGCAGGCCGTAGAGAATGCTCAGATTAGCTGCATCGGGAAACTGTCCGGTGAGCAGTTCCAAAATGATCCAGGGCATGAAGACAAGCCCCGGCCCCAGGATCGGCAGCAAGTCCATGATCCCTGTGAGGATCCCGATGGTAAAGGCGTATTCGTTGCCGAGAAAATAGAGCCCGATGATCGTCAACAAACCAGTGATGGACACCAGGATCACCTGGGCGCGGACAAAGCCCACAAAGGCGTCGCCGAGTTCCAGGATCACCTGGCGAACCTGGGTGGCTCGATCATCAGGCACCATCTTGTAGACCATCTGGAGGATGGCCCCTTTATCACGACTGAAAAAGTAGCTGGCCACAAGGCTGAAGGCGAGGATCGTAAAGAAGGACGGCAACGATGTGATCGTGTCCAGAAGATAGTTTGACCCGGAAACAGCCAGATTCTTTACGGCCACGACGCCTTCACCGGCGATCCGTTCCACTGTCGTGTA
It contains:
- the rseP gene encoding RIP metalloprotease RseP produces the protein MTTFLASVFVFGLMIFFHELGHFSVAKMVGVRVLEFSIGMGPQLFGLRRGATLYALRLLPVGGFVRMAGMEAGEDGQFAASPSDPGNFNNKTVAQRAAVIFAGSFMNFILAFLLFIYIYTIIGVPTYSNVIGDVLAGKPAQTAGIRPGDRILAVNGKTTENWSELLQEIHPRGGQEVTLTVESQGAVRDVKVVPGLDPERNVGQIGITVDDKTVYNEKKGLFTSLKLGLVNTLAITTMILHSIFQMITGAAPAEVGGPVMIVNEIGKAAQIGLTSLLMLAAVLSINLGLLNLFPIPALDGSRLVFLGLEALRGRPIDPAKENTIHLIGFALLIGLMLLIAYKDVLKLLGGG
- the ytvI gene encoding sporulation integral membrane protein YtvI, which translates into the protein MNDWQHWLGHFLRLAVIALFIGLAYFVIQYALPLTVEVFGRLGVYLLPFLLGAMIALLIEPVVEFLTKKTRLSRGLTTFVTLLLFLGILSVSLVVIISRLVVEMVTIASNLPSPQFLTNAFTEWTKAVAPYYELIHSSPEIYTTVERIAGEGVVAVKNLAVSGSNYLLDTITSLPSFFTILAFSLVASYFFSRDKGAILQMVYKMVPDDRATQVRQVILELGDAFVGFVRAQVILVSITGLLTIIGLYFLGNEYAFTIGILTGIMDLLPILGPGLVFMPWIILELLTGQFPDAANLSILYGLLVLNRQFIEPKVVADSIGLHPLATLTALYVGLKAFGVLGVIVGPTIVLLLLSMHRAGVFKNFRTR
- a CDS encoding 1-deoxy-D-xylulose-5-phosphate reductoisomerase, with the protein product MKKGIAILGSTGSIGRQTLEVVDRSEGRLTVQALAAGSNWKELLGQIEIYRPRLVAMMDTEAAERLDEALRERELPIPVVTGEKGLAEAACLPEVDTVVTAVSGAIGLGPTMAAIEAGKEIALANKETLVAAGPLVMAAARRREVAILPVDSEHSAIFQCLQGQDRRLARLLLTASGGPFRDKSLEELRRVTPEDALRHPNWRMGPKITIDSASLMNKGLEVIEARWLFDIDFDDIEVLVHPQSIVHSMVELADGSILGQMGLPDMRLPIQYALSYPERWQSGWPRLDLTQMAALTFRRPDLERFPSLELALTAGRTGGTLPAVMNAANEVAVHAFLDRRIGFMDIPRIVREAMEAHEWRQEPDLPGIRRADEWARRFAAERIGKGREVSA
- the ispG gene encoding flavodoxin-dependent (E)-4-hydroxy-3-methylbut-2-enyl-diphosphate synthase: MEIALPRRKTRRIYVGTVPIGDGAPVSVQSMCNTDTRDTAATLEQIGRLADAGCEIIRVAVPDTQAVEALPDIVEGSPIPVIADIHFNHRLAIGALKAGVQGLRLNPGNIGGAQHVREVLAVARERQVPIRIGVNAGSLEKGLLEKYGGVTAEAMVESALGHIRLLEDENYPWMKISLKASAVPLMLDAYRSLAEKIDYPMHIGVTEAGTVRSGIIKSAAGIGALLAQGIGDTLRVSLTGDPLPEIRTGWEILKSLGLRKRGPELISCPTCGRCQVNLTAVAEAVETALEKESRPIKVAVMGCVVNGPGEAREADVGIAGGNDCGLIFRKGEIVRKVARSEMVDALLEEIGKLPAE